One window of the Leptotrichia hongkongensis genome contains the following:
- a CDS encoding glycosyltransferase family 2 protein, producing MDKEKVSIIVPMYNAEKFIGKTIESVLSQTYENWEMLIMNDVSTDNSLAVVNEYAKKDNRIKVVNTEKNMGVVKGRNYLIDLANGKYIAFLDADDYWHSQKLEKQIQFMKEKNAGISCTEYTRVKENGEKINEVVIKPEISYTDMLKNNYLGCLTVMYDVEKVGKRYFKELEKNEDYVLWLEIVKDVKTIFGLKENLAYYRVMDNSRSSNKAKTAKVRWEIYRKVEKLPFLKSVYYFLHYAVRAVLKSK from the coding sequence ATGGATAAAGAAAAAGTTTCAATAATTGTGCCAATGTACAATGCAGAAAAGTTTATTGGAAAAACAATAGAATCAGTGCTTTCACAGACTTATGAAAATTGGGAAATGCTTATTATGAATGATGTTTCAACGGATAACAGTCTTGCAGTTGTAAATGAATATGCAAAAAAAGATAATAGAATAAAGGTTGTGAATACTGAAAAAAATATGGGCGTTGTAAAAGGGAGAAATTATTTGATTGATTTGGCAAATGGAAAGTATATTGCATTTTTAGACGCTGATGACTACTGGCACAGCCAAAAATTGGAAAAGCAGATACAATTTATGAAAGAAAAAAATGCAGGCATAAGCTGTACAGAGTACACTAGAGTTAAGGAAAATGGCGAAAAAATCAATGAAGTTGTAATTAAACCAGAAATCTCCTATACTGATATGCTGAAAAATAACTATCTAGGCTGTCTTACAGTTATGTATGATGTGGAAAAAGTCGGGAAGCGTTATTTTAAGGAACTGGAGAAAAATGAGGATTATGTTCTTTGGCTGGAGATTGTGAAAGATGTGAAAACAATTTTTGGACTCAAGGAAAATTTGGCTTATTATCGAGTGATGGATAATTCCCGTTCGAGCAATAAGGCTAAAACGGCAAAAGTTCGTTGGGAAATTTATCGAAAAGTTGAGAAATTACCGTTTTTGAAGTCAGTTTATTATTTTTTACATTATGCAGTCAGGGCTGTGCTAAAAAGTAAATAA